From a single Fulvivirga ulvae genomic region:
- a CDS encoding RagB/SusD family nutrient uptake outer membrane protein — MNKYLPIFCFMLFVLAGCNDYLSKVPDNRAKLDSKDKIGELLVSAYPEAGYALFCEAMSDNVEDNPAAGQDLRNADAYFWKDASTTHQDSPEYYWNASYAAIAAANHALEFIETESEPELYNAEKGEALVARAYAHFMLVNLFAKMYNQGSATYDPGIPYVTEPEKQSLKTYKRTTVAHVYSMIEKDLLEGLPLIDDQAYETGSGATGVAKFHFTKTAAHAFAVRFYLFKKDYDKVIEHSNEIFSFGDGAEYLRPWNTDYQSLSAQELAVAYTRSSERSNVLLAEGASEWARLFNGLRYSTGALRYQDIFPNPTGGQFAISTFYTSSGVYFVNKFREHFVRIGTNANTGFPYVVFPLFTMEEVLLSRAEAYAFKNQFHDAMADLNTWVAKRIDDYDPDLHALTFNKIFNFYGHDINQSNIVDAVLHFRQVEFLHEGLRWFDILRHDIPVVHATNAGEVLELKPGDPRRVLQIPQEAISIGGLEPNPR; from the coding sequence ATGAATAAGTACTTACCTATTTTTTGCTTCATGCTTTTTGTACTGGCCGGGTGTAACGATTACCTGTCGAAAGTACCCGATAACAGGGCAAAGCTTGATTCTAAAGACAAAATCGGAGAATTGCTGGTGTCCGCTTACCCTGAGGCGGGCTATGCATTGTTTTGCGAAGCTATGTCGGATAATGTGGAGGATAACCCCGCTGCAGGCCAGGACCTCCGCAATGCAGATGCCTACTTTTGGAAAGATGCCAGTACCACACATCAGGATTCACCTGAATACTACTGGAATGCCTCATATGCAGCTATAGCCGCTGCCAATCATGCGCTGGAATTTATAGAAACCGAGAGTGAGCCCGAGCTATACAATGCCGAAAAAGGGGAGGCGCTGGTGGCGAGGGCTTACGCTCACTTTATGCTTGTGAATCTCTTTGCTAAAATGTATAACCAGGGAAGTGCCACATATGATCCTGGTATACCTTATGTGACAGAGCCCGAAAAACAATCGCTCAAAACATACAAGCGGACTACAGTGGCCCATGTTTACAGCATGATAGAAAAGGACCTGCTGGAAGGGTTGCCACTGATTGATGATCAGGCGTATGAAACGGGCAGCGGTGCTACAGGCGTAGCTAAATTTCACTTTACCAAGACGGCCGCTCATGCTTTTGCCGTACGCTTCTATCTCTTCAAAAAAGATTATGACAAAGTAATTGAGCATTCCAATGAGATATTCAGTTTTGGGGACGGAGCAGAATACCTGCGACCTTGGAACACAGACTATCAGTCACTATCCGCCCAGGAGTTGGCTGTGGCCTATACAAGATCATCGGAAAGATCAAATGTACTTCTTGCAGAAGGAGCTTCTGAATGGGCACGCTTATTTAATGGGCTGAGGTATTCTACGGGAGCGTTGAGGTATCAGGATATATTCCCCAATCCTACAGGAGGGCAGTTTGCCATATCTACGTTTTATACCTCTTCAGGCGTGTATTTTGTCAATAAGTTTAGAGAGCACTTCGTACGCATAGGCACCAATGCCAATACCGGCTTTCCCTATGTGGTATTCCCGCTTTTTACAATGGAAGAGGTGCTTTTGAGCAGGGCCGAAGCATATGCATTTAAAAATCAGTTTCACGATGCTATGGCTGACCTTAATACCTGGGTAGCAAAACGTATAGATGATTACGATCCTGATTTGCATGCGCTTACCTTCAATAAAATATTCAATTTCTATGGCCATGATATTAATCAGAGCAACATTGTGGATGCTGTTTTGCATTTTCGGCAGGTAGAATTTCTGCATGAAGGACTCAGATGGTTTGACATACTCAGGCATGATATTCCGGTAGTGCATGCTACCAATGCAGGAGAAGTTCTGGAGCTTAAACCGGGCGATCCGCGGAGAGTATTGCAGATACCGCAGGAAGCTATTTCTATTGGTGGCCTGGAGCCTAATCCGAGATGA
- a CDS encoding zinc-binding metallopeptidase — protein sequence MKYIYNIFFASLLLLLACEDPYNDASGPGDYVDPDKDYQPTELDNWLYSNFTSPYNIEVKYRWDASELNLYKTLVPPVPSKVQEVMEVASQVWIKPYVELAGAGFIKEYCPKQFMLVGSPEYNFDGTIKLGTAEGGRKVVLYVVNDFLKTDQFSVKQLIHTIEHEFAHILHQSIMYPAEYKELTPGEYTANWNMVSLAEARARGFITSYAMSSPDEDFVEMISIMLIEGKEGYEAIIECETTAASRQILKEKEQLVVKYFIENYDIDFYTLQAKVQESIKAIAPGNGGGGGETPEPVADVWGFDKTYQTLNYDFSTLPQPADFVARYNYDNQVLHNNNYALDYNFKLLYSFEGELTLRLFYYTVNSAEREYYTANFRFSAVRNDNGTLTLYYAGSDDNGVYLQEELKATGILSFFANRTFNTDWVESCDGELYVGLFPVDSPQKYAIATLGN from the coding sequence ATGAAATACATCTATAATATATTCTTCGCTAGTCTGCTATTATTGCTGGCATGTGAAGACCCCTATAATGATGCATCCGGTCCGGGGGACTATGTGGACCCAGACAAAGACTATCAACCCACAGAGTTGGATAACTGGTTATACAGCAACTTTACCTCTCCTTATAATATAGAAGTCAAGTACCGCTGGGATGCTTCGGAACTTAACCTTTATAAAACATTGGTGCCTCCGGTTCCCTCTAAAGTACAGGAAGTGATGGAGGTGGCAAGCCAGGTTTGGATAAAGCCCTATGTAGAGCTGGCCGGGGCAGGGTTTATTAAAGAGTACTGTCCCAAACAGTTTATGTTAGTAGGAAGCCCTGAGTATAATTTTGATGGTACTATCAAATTAGGTACGGCCGAAGGAGGACGCAAGGTGGTACTGTACGTTGTGAATGATTTCCTGAAGACAGACCAGTTTTCCGTCAAACAACTTATCCATACCATAGAGCATGAGTTTGCACATATTCTCCATCAGAGTATTATGTATCCGGCCGAATATAAAGAGCTGACACCAGGAGAGTATACAGCCAACTGGAACATGGTTTCCCTGGCAGAGGCACGGGCACGGGGGTTCATCACCAGCTATGCTATGTCGTCTCCTGACGAGGATTTTGTAGAGATGATCTCCATAATGCTGATTGAGGGTAAAGAAGGGTATGAAGCTATCATAGAGTGTGAAACCACGGCCGCTTCCAGGCAAATATTGAAAGAAAAAGAGCAATTAGTAGTTAAATACTTTATTGAGAATTACGATATCGACTTTTATACATTACAGGCCAAAGTTCAGGAATCCATTAAAGCGATTGCTCCGGGCAATGGTGGAGGCGGAGGCGAAACCCCTGAGCCTGTTGCAGATGTGTGGGGCTTTGACAAAACCTATCAGACACTCAACTATGACTTTAGCACATTGCCGCAACCCGCTGATTTTGTAGCGCGCTACAATTATGATAATCAGGTATTGCACAACAATAACTATGCACTTGATTACAATTTTAAATTGCTCTATTCTTTTGAAGGTGAGCTGACCCTTAGACTCTTTTATTATACTGTCAATTCCGCGGAAAGGGAATATTACACCGCCAATTTTCGGTTTTCCGCCGTACGAAATGATAACGGTACACTCACTTTGTACTATGCCGGAAGCGATGATAACGGAGTTTATTTACAGGAAGAGCTTAAGGCCACCGGGATCTTGTCATTTTTTGCCAACAGGACTTTCAATACTGACTGGGTGGAGTCATGTGACGGAGAGCTTTATGTAGGACTTTTTCCTGTCGATTCTCCTCAGAAATATGCTATCGCAACATTAGGGAACTAA
- a CDS encoding FecR family protein: MLEKDENNRQWYLAVRALKGDLSASEQEKWKELLRNDTNLRADFEQVKVYWEQFDKLPYSYIDTDKDWQKVAKKINKRRNYAVIWKYAAVLLLLAVASFMLMQSSGWFSFEFRETITVIEAPIGSQTYVTLPDSSVIWLNAGSKISFNNNFGLSNRSIMLHGEAFFDVEKSEVPFNVITPHYDIAVLGTTFNVRAYDDDQKQVTTLVHGSLKISNIRTGNGIKAALLKPGQRLTLIKHEDLSRQMVEMEGGIDVAAETAWKDGWLSVRSESLEAFATKLERLYDITIHFEDDELRNYRYTGKIRQLSLEQVLKALALTSPIEFDIKEKQVTVKINERTRSKYNTLENH, from the coding sequence ATGCTTGAAAAAGACGAAAATAACAGACAGTGGTATTTAGCTGTAAGAGCTTTAAAAGGAGACCTGAGTGCATCTGAGCAAGAGAAATGGAAGGAGTTGCTCAGAAATGATACCAATCTTCGGGCAGACTTCGAACAGGTAAAGGTCTACTGGGAGCAATTTGATAAACTTCCATATAGTTATATTGATACTGACAAAGACTGGCAAAAGGTTGCAAAAAAGATCAACAAGCGCAGGAACTATGCAGTCATCTGGAAGTATGCAGCTGTGCTGTTACTTTTGGCAGTAGCCTCCTTTATGCTGATGCAGAGTTCTGGTTGGTTTTCTTTTGAATTCAGAGAGACTATCACAGTCATAGAGGCTCCCATAGGTTCTCAAACCTATGTTACCTTGCCTGATAGCTCTGTAATATGGCTGAATGCCGGAAGTAAAATATCTTTCAACAATAATTTCGGCTTGTCAAACCGCAGTATAATGCTACATGGAGAAGCTTTTTTTGACGTGGAGAAAAGTGAGGTTCCGTTTAATGTTATCACCCCTCACTACGATATTGCCGTGCTGGGTACAACTTTCAATGTGAGGGCGTATGACGATGACCAGAAACAGGTGACGACCCTGGTCCACGGATCTCTGAAGATTAGCAATATCCGGACCGGTAACGGTATAAAAGCTGCCCTCCTCAAGCCTGGACAACGACTGACATTGATTAAACACGAGGACCTTTCCAGGCAAATGGTAGAGATGGAAGGAGGCATTGACGTTGCTGCGGAAACCGCGTGGAAAGATGGCTGGCTTTCCGTAAGAAGTGAATCTCTGGAGGCTTTTGCCACCAAACTTGAGCGCCTCTATGACATTACCATTCATTTTGAAGACGATGAACTCAGGAATTACAGGTACACGGGCAAGATAAGGCAGCTTAGCCTCGAACAGGTGCTGAAAGCTTTGGCATTGACTTCACCGATTGAGTTTGACATAAAGGAAAAACAGGTGACAGTAAAGATAAACGAGCGTACCAGGTCTAAATACAATACCCTGGAGAACCACTAA
- a CDS encoding winged helix-turn-helix transcriptional regulator translates to MDCSKENCPMTLAVNMISGKWKLFILYALKDGAKRYSELRRICGGVTEKMLTNQLRELENDGLIKRKVYPQVPPKVEYSFTEFGKRLSFIFDPLYDWGLEYIKEFRPEQFHLVEEYKKESG, encoded by the coding sequence ATGGATTGTTCAAAAGAAAACTGCCCCATGACGTTGGCGGTCAACATGATCAGTGGAAAATGGAAATTGTTCATTCTTTATGCATTGAAGGATGGAGCAAAACGCTACAGCGAACTTCGCAGAATATGTGGAGGAGTAACGGAAAAGATGTTGACTAACCAGCTGCGAGAGCTTGAAAACGATGGTCTGATAAAGCGAAAGGTATACCCTCAGGTACCACCCAAAGTGGAATATTCATTTACTGAGTTCGGAAAGCGACTCAGTTTCATTTTTGATCCTCTGTATGATTGGGGCCTGGAGTATATAAAAGAATTTAGACCAGAGCAATTTCATTTGGTGGAAGAATATAAAAAAGAGAGTGGCTGA
- a CDS encoding GNAT family N-acetyltransferase, with amino-acid sequence MSDIKLPEKLWNTDILLQALSIEDADEFYNCFKKFEVVYRYHDTAYERVASPQQFTLRMMRAHNNIWTIRLADEPQMIIGSCALHGYSEDISRVDIGGAVLPEYRDHLFSALNLTMKSVQEKLRIKIVVGKTTIKNQMAIEMAEKLGFLFIYSGKSEAIVRWVV; translated from the coding sequence ATGTCTGATATCAAGCTGCCGGAAAAACTATGGAACACAGATATACTTTTACAAGCGCTAAGTATTGAAGATGCTGATGAATTTTACAACTGCTTCAAAAAATTTGAAGTGGTCTATCGGTATCACGACACAGCGTATGAGCGGGTAGCGTCACCTCAGCAGTTTACCTTGCGGATGATGCGGGCCCATAACAATATTTGGACTATCAGGCTGGCTGATGAACCACAGATGATAATTGGTAGTTGCGCATTACATGGTTACAGTGAAGACATTTCAAGAGTTGATATTGGTGGTGCCGTATTACCCGAATATCGGGACCACCTGTTTTCGGCCCTAAACCTGACAATGAAATCGGTACAAGAAAAACTTCGTATCAAAATAGTCGTAGGCAAAACAACCATTAAAAACCAGATGGCCATTGAAATGGCCGAAAAGCTGGGATTCCTTTTTATATACTCCGGAAAGAGTGAAGCAATAGTTCGATGGGTTGTTTAA
- a CDS encoding DUF4302 domain-containing protein: MKYRHRSYCNIIVGMAMVFLFIACDEEYDTVFEERPDERLQSRLDEYQQLLVNAPHGWLAGLKTGTGRSYFYYFNFNLDGTVVMVSDFDETTAGTPGTGTWTLKALQRATLSFDTYSYIHLPADPDGDINGGIDGEGLISDFEFAFDELAGDSIKLQGIQRSSGLYLLPATEEEASQILGKQILNVIAGTKQLNTNHRGLQVELPDGQLLPVVLDDKLRIFGAQYLTENGARVEMFHSYFTFSAEGIVLKKPLNIAGSTIEQLLWDDENQLFTVEMNGVRAVEGYTEPFILPVDPPLHTRLGEEYPGITIPSGSGMSPIQGQSQEFMEAYNFAANSMLEGEYALTLRDIILLFDTKEEIMEFRVVISQGGSLFLAQYLYDYTLDDQGIFKFTFQQASQNGWAIYGDMYPILFHFETDTFKAEFIGGELNLVGGLFSQQNAGYYFSGFLSNQ; the protein is encoded by the coding sequence ATGAAATACAGACACAGATCATATTGTAACATAATAGTTGGCATGGCCATGGTATTCCTGTTTATCGCGTGTGACGAGGAGTATGATACGGTTTTTGAAGAGCGTCCGGATGAAAGGCTTCAGAGCAGACTGGACGAATATCAGCAATTGCTTGTCAACGCCCCTCATGGCTGGCTTGCCGGGTTAAAGACAGGAACTGGACGCAGCTATTTTTATTATTTCAATTTTAATTTAGACGGAACGGTTGTAATGGTTTCTGATTTCGATGAAACTACTGCAGGAACCCCCGGAACAGGAACCTGGACACTAAAGGCATTACAAAGAGCCACCCTGAGTTTCGACACATATTCCTATATACATCTACCGGCAGATCCGGACGGAGATATCAATGGAGGAATTGACGGGGAGGGGCTGATCTCGGATTTTGAATTTGCTTTTGATGAGTTGGCCGGTGACAGCATTAAGCTGCAAGGAATACAGCGAAGCTCCGGCCTCTATTTACTACCTGCTACGGAGGAAGAGGCAAGTCAAATATTGGGTAAACAAATATTAAATGTTATTGCAGGTACTAAGCAGCTTAATACCAACCATCGGGGTCTGCAGGTCGAATTGCCTGATGGTCAGCTTCTGCCAGTGGTTTTAGACGATAAACTCAGGATTTTTGGCGCGCAATATTTAACTGAAAATGGCGCCAGGGTTGAAATGTTCCATTCGTATTTTACCTTCTCGGCGGAGGGTATCGTGCTGAAAAAGCCACTGAATATAGCTGGAAGTACCATAGAACAACTTCTTTGGGACGATGAGAACCAACTTTTTACTGTTGAAATGAATGGAGTCAGAGCAGTTGAGGGATATACTGAACCCTTTATACTTCCTGTAGATCCACCTCTGCATACCCGGCTTGGAGAGGAATACCCCGGCATCACCATACCTTCCGGAAGCGGAATGAGCCCTATTCAGGGGCAATCACAAGAGTTTATGGAGGCGTATAATTTTGCTGCCAATTCCATGCTTGAGGGAGAGTATGCTCTCACTTTGAGAGATATCATCCTGCTATTTGATACTAAAGAAGAGATTATGGAGTTTCGGGTGGTTATTTCCCAGGGAGGCAGCCTCTTTCTGGCACAATATCTCTACGACTACACACTTGATGACCAGGGCATTTTCAAATTTACATTTCAGCAGGCAAGTCAAAACGGGTGGGCGATTTATGGTGACATGTATCCTATCTTATTTCATTTTGAAACAGATACTTTCAAAGCGGAATTCATTGGAGGGGAGCTTAACCTGGTCGGAGGGTTGTTTAGCCAGCAAAATGCCGGGTACTATTTCTCCGGTTTTTTATCAAACCAATAA
- a CDS encoding alkene reductase — protein sequence MKLLSEIKIGDLTLKNRVIMAPLTRNRSTIDRVPSSLNIKYYTQRAEAGLIITESTAVSPSGVGYVNAPGIYTKEQIDGWRKVTDKVHERGGMIFVQLFHVGRISHPDFLGGKQPVAPSAIKPNGQVYTYEGYKDYVRPKMLELDEITQIVEDFKIAAKNAQTAGFDGIEIHAANGYLINQFIDDVSNTRTDIYGGVVENRSRLLFEILEAVSQIWDSTKIGVRLSPSGVFNDVGDSASKSTYQFIIEKLNNYNLGYLHLMNPMMPIDHNTEMITNVAQYYGKFYKGHLMANGGYSRDTGNEIIESKEADMVAYGRLFIANPDLPTRFLLDAELNSPDQETFYGGNEKGYTDYPFLAHNPNLIKS from the coding sequence ATGAAATTATTATCTGAAATCAAAATTGGAGATCTGACACTTAAAAACCGGGTCATAATGGCACCCTTAACCAGGAATCGTTCAACAATCGACCGGGTTCCATCATCATTGAATATTAAATATTATACACAAAGAGCAGAAGCTGGATTGATCATTACCGAATCGACCGCTGTCTCTCCTTCCGGCGTGGGATATGTTAACGCTCCCGGTATTTATACAAAGGAGCAAATAGATGGTTGGAGAAAAGTGACTGATAAAGTGCATGAAAGAGGAGGGATGATTTTTGTGCAGTTATTTCATGTAGGGAGGATCTCACACCCTGATTTTTTGGGTGGAAAGCAACCGGTAGCACCTTCAGCCATAAAGCCAAATGGGCAAGTATACACCTATGAAGGATATAAGGATTATGTGAGGCCGAAAATGCTGGAGTTGGATGAAATAACTCAAATTGTTGAGGATTTCAAAATAGCAGCTAAAAATGCACAAACTGCGGGCTTTGACGGAATCGAAATACATGCAGCCAATGGTTATTTGATTAACCAGTTTATAGACGATGTGAGTAACACCCGTACAGACATATACGGTGGAGTTGTAGAAAACAGAAGCAGATTGCTTTTTGAGATTCTCGAAGCGGTATCCCAAATATGGGACAGTACAAAAATAGGTGTAAGGTTATCACCCTCAGGAGTATTTAACGATGTGGGAGATTCAGCTTCAAAAAGTACCTATCAATTCATAATCGAAAAACTCAATAATTATAACCTGGGTTACCTGCACCTGATGAACCCGATGATGCCCATAGATCACAATACTGAAATGATAACCAACGTGGCTCAATACTATGGTAAGTTTTATAAAGGTCACCTGATGGCAAATGGTGGATACTCAAGAGATACCGGTAACGAAATAATAGAAAGCAAAGAGGCAGACATGGTTGCATATGGCAGACTGTTTATAGCTAACCCAGATCTGCCAACACGTTTTCTGCTGGATGCCGAATTAAATTCGCCTGATCAGGAGACTTTTTATGGAGGGAATGAAAAGGGCTATACCGATTATCCGTTTTTGGCGCACAATCCAAACTTGATTAAGTCATGA
- a CDS encoding SusC/RagA family TonB-linked outer membrane protein, which produces MKKLKYDQMLVWSVLSMIMKIWLFVLISAGVTLASSGHSQNLDIELKNVTLRKAFSMLERESNYSFFYNDSFSDLDKKVSVSARDEALEQVLKKLLASTSLTYKFLEGNLIVISPRNFNEPITVTGVVTSSAEGEALPGVNITIQGTNKGTITDIEGRYSLRVEEDAVLIFTFIGYSPLEISVNGRMVIDVALEEDITTLEEVMVVSTGYQEIDKRLFTGSVVKLGVEEIETDGTIDVGRMLQGRAAGVSVQNVSGTFGTAPKIRVRGATSITGDNKPLWVVDGVVLEDIVNISTDQLTTGDPNTLIGSSVAGINADDIENINILKDASATALYGARAKDGVVIITTKKGSTGKPVITYTGNFSSYMKPSYDDYNIMNSSDQMSVYAEMERKGFLNHADISRSSDGGIYKKMYDMINGGFDGGSDEFVLPNTKEARQAFLSRYASANTDWFDELFRNSFVQEHSLGLSSGTESSQFYFSTSYYNDNGWTIADNVQRYTANARARFKLSDKINVGFITTGSVREQRVPGTISRQTDAVSGSYDRDFDINPFSYALNTSRALTAYEENGDLEYFTRNYAPFNIINELDKNYIDLNVQDLKLQGEINYSITEGLKYDLIGAVRYVKTTSEHKVMEGSNMAEAYRADGSQVIRQGNRFLYVNPEYPNLDPVVVLPEGGFYNRTDDQMVSYYFKNQLAWNHTFNSIHNTNLVIGQEIRQVDRQNSFNNGYGYQFEKGGVPYTDYLIIKQLLEGNFNYYGMSNTYERYASFYAGLTYSYNTKYVFNSTVRYDGSNRLGESGTARWLPTWNVSGAWNIDSEPFMNDIRTIDFLTLKVGYGLTANIGNATNSSPIFRSGTTRRPYLNETESQIIIESLENTDLTWEKQYETNIGLNVGAFERINLSFDYYIRDHFDLISVIKTSGIGGEAYKAINYADMESHGVDLSLGASIFERKHWGWNSNFVFSYNKNEITNLRNEPRIINLIFPEGGALEGYPVRGLFSIDYQGLDPKTGIPLFINHEGELSSDVYMQSLTTKYLKYEGPVDPTITGGFSNTFRYKNLSLNVFLTYQAGNKVRLDPAFRSSYTDLDAMSREFLDRWMLPGDERYTDVPSIPDVTTLAQLYQLGAIYPYNSYNYSSARVVDGSFVRLRTVSLTYNLPRHLLSQVRLKDASISLTGTNLLLLYADKRLYGQDPEFFGAGGVAMPVARQWTASLKVSL; this is translated from the coding sequence ATGAAAAAATTAAAATATGACCAAATGTTGGTTTGGTCAGTATTATCTATGATTATGAAAATTTGGCTCTTTGTTTTGATCAGTGCAGGTGTTACCTTGGCCAGTTCAGGCCACTCTCAAAACCTCGACATTGAATTGAAGAATGTAACCCTCCGCAAAGCCTTCAGCATGCTGGAGAGAGAAAGCAATTATTCATTTTTCTATAACGATTCTTTTTCTGACCTCGACAAGAAAGTATCCGTCTCAGCCAGAGATGAAGCACTGGAGCAGGTTTTGAAAAAGTTACTTGCTTCAACATCACTTACTTATAAATTCCTTGAGGGTAATTTAATCGTTATTTCACCTAGGAATTTTAACGAACCTATAACCGTTACCGGCGTGGTTACTTCATCAGCCGAAGGAGAGGCGCTGCCGGGAGTAAACATCACCATTCAAGGAACCAATAAAGGAACCATTACCGATATAGAAGGAAGGTATAGCTTGCGGGTAGAAGAGGATGCTGTTTTAATATTTACTTTCATAGGCTACAGTCCACTGGAGATAAGTGTAAACGGCCGTATGGTAATTGATGTGGCGCTGGAGGAGGACATAACCACTCTTGAAGAAGTAATGGTAGTGTCTACGGGATATCAGGAAATAGACAAAAGGCTTTTTACCGGATCGGTAGTAAAGCTGGGTGTGGAGGAAATTGAAACCGATGGTACTATTGATGTGGGCCGGATGCTGCAAGGCCGGGCAGCCGGGGTTTCAGTACAGAATGTATCAGGCACTTTTGGTACCGCACCAAAAATACGAGTACGGGGTGCTACTTCAATCACCGGCGATAACAAGCCTCTTTGGGTTGTAGACGGGGTGGTGCTGGAAGATATCGTCAACATTTCTACTGATCAACTTACAACCGGGGACCCGAATACACTTATTGGTTCCTCCGTAGCAGGTATCAATGCTGATGATATTGAAAATATTAATATTCTTAAAGATGCCTCCGCAACAGCTCTTTACGGTGCTCGTGCCAAGGATGGTGTAGTTATTATTACAACCAAGAAAGGTAGTACGGGAAAACCCGTGATCACCTATACAGGTAACTTTTCATCATACATGAAACCGTCTTACGACGACTACAACATTATGAACTCGTCAGACCAGATGTCGGTATATGCAGAGATGGAGCGCAAAGGATTTTTAAACCATGCCGACATATCCAGGAGCTCCGACGGGGGTATTTACAAAAAAATGTACGACATGATTAACGGAGGCTTTGACGGAGGCTCAGATGAGTTTGTACTTCCTAATACTAAAGAAGCACGGCAGGCCTTCCTCAGCCGGTATGCAAGTGCCAATACTGACTGGTTTGACGAATTGTTTAGAAATTCTTTTGTTCAGGAGCATTCCCTCGGACTTTCCAGTGGTACAGAGTCATCGCAGTTTTACTTTTCTACCAGCTATTACAATGACAATGGCTGGACCATAGCTGACAATGTGCAACGATATACAGCTAACGCACGTGCGAGGTTTAAACTTTCTGATAAAATAAACGTAGGTTTTATCACTACAGGTTCTGTAAGGGAACAACGGGTGCCCGGCACTATTTCACGACAGACCGATGCCGTTTCGGGCAGCTATGACAGAGACTTTGATATCAACCCTTTCAGCTATGCACTGAATACCAGTCGGGCGCTGACTGCCTATGAAGAAAACGGCGACCTGGAGTATTTCACCAGAAACTATGCCCCTTTCAATATTATCAATGAGCTGGATAAGAACTATATAGACCTGAATGTCCAGGACCTGAAACTACAGGGGGAGATCAATTACAGTATTACCGAGGGCCTTAAATATGACCTGATAGGGGCGGTCAGATATGTGAAAACAACTTCTGAGCACAAAGTGATGGAAGGGTCAAATATGGCTGAAGCTTACCGCGCCGACGGCTCGCAGGTTATTCGCCAGGGCAACAGATTTTTATACGTAAATCCAGAATACCCCAACTTAGACCCTGTGGTGGTATTGCCAGAAGGCGGTTTTTATAATCGTACAGATGACCAGATGGTGAGCTACTATTTCAAAAATCAGCTTGCCTGGAACCATACTTTTAACAGTATTCATAATACCAACCTGGTGATCGGTCAGGAAATACGCCAGGTGGACCGCCAGAATTCATTTAACAATGGATATGGATACCAGTTTGAAAAGGGAGGGGTGCCTTATACTGACTACCTGATTATTAAACAACTACTTGAAGGAAATTTTAATTATTACGGGATGTCCAATACTTACGAGAGGTATGCCAGCTTTTATGCGGGGCTCACCTATTCATACAACACCAAATATGTGTTTAACAGTACAGTAAGGTATGATGGGTCTAACCGCCTCGGAGAGTCAGGTACTGCCCGCTGGCTGCCTACCTGGAATGTAAGCGGGGCCTGGAATATCGATTCGGAACCCTTCATGAATGACATACGGACCATAGACTTTCTGACCCTGAAGGTAGGTTACGGATTAACAGCCAATATAGGGAATGCAACCAATTCATCACCAATATTTAGAAGCGGTACTACAAGAAGACCTTACCTCAACGAAACAGAATCGCAGATTATAATTGAGAGTCTGGAGAATACTGATCTCACTTGGGAAAAACAATATGAAACCAATATTGGCTTAAATGTAGGAGCATTTGAGCGCATTAACCTGTCGTTTGACTATTATATCAGGGATCACTTCGACCTGATAAGTGTAATTAAAACCTCTGGAATAGGCGGTGAGGCCTATAAAGCCATCAACTACGCAGATATGGAGTCTCATGGTGTGGACTTGTCCCTGGGGGCATCAATCTTCGAAAGAAAGCATTGGGGGTGGAACAGTAACTTCGTTTTCAGTTACAATAAAAACGAAATCACAAATCTTAGAAACGAGCCCCGTATTATAAACCTGATTTTTCCTGAAGGAGGCGCCCTGGAAGGCTATCCCGTGCGTGGACTGTTTTCCATAGACTACCAGGGACTGGACCCTAAAACCGGTATTCCGCTCTTCATTAATCATGAAGGGGAGCTTAGTTCCGATGTCTATATGCAGAGCCTTACTACAAAATACCTTAAATACGAAGGCCCTGTAGACCCGACTATTACCGGCGGATTTTCCAATACCTTCAGGTATAAGAATCTGTCACTAAATGTCTTTCTTACCTATCAGGCTGGAAACAAAGTACGACTTGATCCGGCATTCAGAAGCTCCTACACCGACCTGGATGCTATGTCCAGGGAGTTTCTGGACCGATGGATGCTACCTGGAGATGAACGATATACCGATGTGCCATCCATCCCCGATGTTACCACGCTTGCTCAGCTCTACCAGTTAGGGGCGATTTACCCTTATAACAGCTACAATTACTCTTCCGCGAGGGTGGTGGACGGTTCTTTTGTACGGCTCCGTACCGTATCGCTGACTTATAACCTGCCGCGGCATTTGCTTTCCCAGGTGAGGCTGAAGGATGCCTCCATCAGTCTGACGGGCACAAACCTGCTGTTGCTCTATGCTGATAAACGCTTGTATGGTCAGGACCCTGAGTTTTTTGGAGCTGGTGGGGTGGCCATGCCTGTAGCCCGGCAGTGGACAGCATCATTAAAAGTTAGTTTATGA